One Indicator indicator isolate 239-I01 chromosome Z, UM_Iind_1.1, whole genome shotgun sequence genomic window carries:
- the GIN1 gene encoding gypsy retrotransposon integrase-like protein 1 codes for MVRSGKNGGLHLKQIAYYKRTGEYHPTTLSSERSGIRRAAKKFVFKENKLFYVGQDRTQMRLVIVSDEEKKKVLETCHENAAGTHHGISRTLTLVESKYYWTSVTNDVKQWVYACRHCQVAKNTTTTAPKTHPIKAEDPWTAVTIDLMGPFNVTDRSHKCIMVMTDLFTRWTVILPLLDTSAAEIAKAIVNVLFLYGPPQKMPIDQGKELVYQINEELFAMFGVKKIVLSYPQIDDINERTCKTIKPFLNKYCVDHPNDWDEHLSAIAYAFNLINLEPDQNTPYFQMFNRNPHVAEPMNARVEGEYSMFDEIFEAIKKASQALEEKSSGCQVEKNTSDEQKIRNKITVKRKPKQLNTFRLKVGHEVLRQRKNWWKDGRFQSEWVGPCIIDYITDNGCAILRDATGSRLKRPIKMSHLKPYIRGSSETDNHYCLQGAVVVDHDYTGLSERSCNSSQDDCC; via the exons ATGGTGCGTAGTGGAAAAAATGGTGGGCTCCACCTGAAGCAAATTGCATACTACAAGCGAACAGGGGAGTATCATCCCACAACATTATCAAGTGAAAGAAGTGGAATCAGGAGGGCAGCCaaaaaatttgtttttaaag aaaataaattgttcTATGTTGGACAAGACAGAACACAAATGCGCCTAGTAATTGTTTcagatgaggagaagaaaaaggtgcTTGAGACATGTCATGAAAATGCTGCTGGTACTCATCATGGCATATCAAGGACACTGACTTTAGTGGAATCTAAGTACTACTGGACCTCTGTAACAAATGATGTCAAGCAATGG GTGTATGCTTGCCGGCATTGCCAAGTGGCAAAGAATACAACCACCACAGCACCCAAAACACACCCTATCAAAGCAGAGGACCCATGGACAGCAGTCACTATAGACCTAATGGGACCTTTTAATGTTACTGACAGGAGCCACAAGTGCATCATGGTTATGACAGATTTGTTTACAAGATGGACTGTTATCCTGCCACTGCTTGACACTTCAGCAGCTGAAATTGCTAAGGCAATTGTAAATGTGCTTTTCTTGTATGGGCCACCTCAAAAAATGCCTATTGATCAAGGGAAGGAGCTTGTTTATCAA ataAATGAAGAACTGTTTGCAATGTTTGGAGTGAAAAAGATTGTATTATCTTATCCTCAGATAGATGATATAAATGAAAGAACGTGCAAGACAATAAAACCTTTCCTTAACAAGTACTGCGTTGACCATCCAAATGACTGGGATGAACATTTGTCTGCTATTGCCTATGCTTTTAATTTGATCAATTTG GAGCCGGATCAAAATACCCCGTATTTCCAAATGTTTAATCGTAACCCACATGTTGCTGAGCCAATGAATGCACGCGTGGAAGGAGAATACAGTATGTTTGATGAAATATTTGAAGCAATTAAAAAAGCCAGTCAAGCGCTTGAAGAGAAATCCTCAGGTTGCCAG GTGGAGAAAAACACTTCAGATGAAcaaaaaatcagaaacaaaaTCACTGTGAAAAGGAAGCCGAAGCAGTTAAATACGTTTCGACTTAAAGTTGGCCATGAAGTCCTCAGACAAAGGAAAAACTGGTGGAAAGATGGTCGTTTCCAGTCAGAATGGGTTGGTCCTTGTATTATAGATTATATCACAGACAATGGCTGTGCAATATTGAGAGATGCTACAGGATCGAGATTGAAAAGACCCATCAAGATGTCTCATCTCAAGCCATACATAAGAGGGTCTAGTGAAACAG aCAACCATTACTGTTTGCAAGGTGCAGTAGTTGTTGACCATGACTATACTGGCTTATCTGAAAGATCCTGTAATTCAAGCCAAGACGACTGTTGCTGA